The following are encoded in a window of Eschrichtius robustus isolate mEscRob2 chromosome 1, mEscRob2.pri, whole genome shotgun sequence genomic DNA:
- the PIERCE2 gene encoding piercer of microtubule wall 2 protein, with protein sequence MTEYDWDKKSTSASNSETEMKPEQLPPCVNPGNPVFSCMLDPKTLQTATSLSKPKMIMYKTNSSNYGEFLPMPQFFPCYYTPKDQVFSSNIRATGFYQNNTLNTAPDRTRTLDFPNFQRTL encoded by the coding sequence GATAAGAAAAGTACTTCAGCTTCAAAttcagaaacagaaatgaaaccTGAACAACTGCCTCCTTGTGTGAACCCTGGCAATCCTGTGTTTTCATGCATGTTGGACCCAAAGACACTCCAGACAGCTACCTCACTATCAAAACCTAAGATGATTATGTATAAAACCAATTCAAGTAATTATGGTGAATTTTTACCCATGCCACAGTTTTTCCCCTGCTATTATACTCCAAAGGACCAAGTATTTTCAAGCAATATCAGAGCTACTGGATTTTATCAAAATAACACTCTAAACACTGCACCTGACAGAACAAGAACGCTTGATTTTCCTAATTTTCAACGCACTCTATGA